The proteins below are encoded in one region of Fibrella aestuarina BUZ 2:
- a CDS encoding glycosyltransferase family 1 protein — translation MKISDFPSSSSSDVTSSELLSTASVSETHLPKTTQPIAPTKAPASSPESLICFSHLRWNFVYQRPQHLMSRASQQMNVYFLEEPIWGKDLRVEVRQEGERLKVVVPHVPHGTPHQEVLAYLRRTVDQLIESERIAEYVAWYYTPMALDFSDHLTPTYTVYDCMDELSAFLGAPRELIDMEAKLMARADQVFTGGYSLYEAKRTRHAHAHAFPSSIDFKHFAQARNRATDSAQADPADQASIPHPRIGFSGVIDERFDVQLLRELANRRPEWQFVLLGPIVKIDPATLPKNDNIHYLGMKNYKELPTYFGGWDVAMLPFALNASTRYISPTKTPEYLAAGLPVVSTPIRDVVRTYGEPDFVQIAATVDAFDTAIEKALNKTHPTNWAAIDQFLSEHSWDKTWEGMANCIVKNK, via the coding sequence ATGAAAATCAGTGACTTCCCTTCGTCATCATCGAGCGATGTAACATCCAGTGAGCTGCTGTCAACGGCGTCGGTTTCAGAAACCCACTTGCCCAAGACCACACAGCCCATTGCGCCAACTAAAGCACCGGCTTCGTCACCCGAGAGCCTGATCTGCTTTTCGCATCTACGCTGGAATTTTGTTTACCAGCGTCCACAGCATTTGATGAGCCGCGCCAGCCAGCAAATGAACGTTTACTTCCTGGAAGAGCCGATTTGGGGCAAAGACCTGCGCGTTGAAGTACGGCAGGAAGGCGAGCGCCTCAAAGTGGTGGTACCCCATGTACCCCACGGCACTCCGCACCAGGAGGTATTGGCCTACCTGCGCCGGACGGTCGATCAGCTGATCGAATCGGAGCGCATTGCCGAATACGTGGCCTGGTATTACACACCGATGGCCCTGGACTTCAGCGACCACCTGACGCCCACGTATACTGTCTATGACTGTATGGACGAGCTGTCGGCATTTTTGGGAGCCCCGCGCGAACTCATCGATATGGAAGCGAAGCTGATGGCTCGTGCCGATCAGGTGTTCACGGGCGGCTACAGCTTGTATGAAGCCAAGCGGACTCGTCATGCGCACGCCCACGCGTTTCCGAGCAGCATCGACTTCAAGCACTTTGCGCAGGCACGCAACCGCGCCACCGATTCAGCGCAGGCTGACCCGGCCGATCAGGCCAGCATCCCGCACCCGCGGATTGGTTTCTCGGGGGTGATCGATGAGCGGTTCGATGTGCAATTGTTGCGCGAGCTGGCCAACCGCCGCCCCGAGTGGCAGTTTGTGCTGCTGGGACCGATCGTGAAAATCGATCCGGCGACGCTACCCAAGAACGACAACATCCATTACCTCGGGATGAAAAACTACAAAGAGCTGCCCACGTATTTTGGCGGCTGGGATGTAGCGATGTTGCCCTTCGCCCTGAACGCGTCGACCCGCTACATCAGCCCGACCAAAACACCCGAGTACCTGGCCGCTGGCTTGCCGGTGGTATCGACGCCCATCCGCGATGTGGTACGTACCTACGGTGAACCGGATTTTGTGCAGATCGCTGCTACCGTCGACGCGTTCGACACGGCTATCGAGAAAGCACTCAACAAAACACACCCAACCAACTGGGCCGCCATCGATCAGTTTCTGAGCGAACACTCGTGGGATAAAACCTGGGAGGGCATGGCAAACTGCATTGTGAAGAATAAGTAA
- a CDS encoding glycoside hydrolase family 2 TIM barrel-domain containing protein yields the protein MAAAQSADVPFYENPKISSQYTEPHHATFWPYTTEAQALDDKRTASPLVQSLNGTWKFKWLKHPKLVPADFSAPSTNDAGWDNMPVPSNWQVVGAREGRAYDRPIFTNIKHPFPAEPPLIRADTNAVGLYRTRFKVPADWSSRETYLHFAGVQSTCRVFLNGRYVGYHEDSMTPAEFRVTEAIQPGENVLAVEVINWSDASYLEDQDFWRLAGIFRDVTLVSRPRLHLRDVQITTDLEDPTYRNGTLKLTTYVRNLVGQLMPVYRLKTTLYDPQKQPVFTETLLSENAVGSDQEKILRLSRYVTNPLLWSAETPNLYTLTIQLITNDGQVQEVISQRIGFREMEMRNGQLLVNGQPVTFKGVNRHEFDPETGRVISRESMIRDIKLMKQYNINAVRTSHYPNVTEWYDLCDEYGLYVIDEANVESHDLWYKGYEIAERPEWRDAFVARGRAMVERDKNHPSIIIWSLGNETSMGQNFRDMANIIKLVDPTRPIHYEGRKPYTATSLSSFDIITTMYPSVDDMIRLMEKDPTRPVIVCEYAHAMGNSVGNLKDYWAAIDKYPRMQGGFIWDWVDQGLYLRDKKGQPYTDHINYIDGANACDGLVNPDRTPQPELNEVKRAYSYVKFMLPAPLSATQTKVNVKNTYDFQSLDNLKLICKLVRNGDVVQQGTVPTLTAKPGQTIQVTVPYSIPSVLEPGSEYFLVLSLQLKEATPWAAAGHEVAAEQFPIQTDVVTPPVIGVARIPLLKINQTNSAVELRGDNFMVLFSKAAGGISRWQFKDKDLLLDPKNGGGGLLRPSFFRVPTDNDEGGGDKSFAAHWRRVGLDQPTFSPVDMVVEKLGNGQRVKIICTNECVLKGSSIRQSTEYLVYGTGDVLVTTTYSSGSLTQPRSTTATALPSLARVGMQLSVPAILNTLTWYGRGPFESYADRKDAAFVGVYTGKVADQFFPYTMAQENGNKTDVRWAHLTDASGNTGLLIVAEPISGNATWLNVNARDYTDAALLAAKNPHAQTVERGTTTLVNIDFQQMGLGGDDSWTPRTHPEFLLSPTKTYTYSFRLRPTDGRTDRKTVASLILPR from the coding sequence ATGGCCGCTGCCCAATCGGCTGACGTTCCATTCTACGAAAATCCCAAGATTAGTAGCCAGTATACCGAACCCCACCACGCTACCTTCTGGCCATACACTACGGAAGCCCAGGCACTGGACGACAAACGCACGGCGTCGCCTTTGGTGCAGAGCCTCAACGGGACCTGGAAGTTCAAATGGCTGAAACACCCCAAACTGGTCCCGGCCGATTTCAGTGCGCCATCGACCAACGACGCCGGCTGGGACAATATGCCGGTGCCGTCCAACTGGCAGGTCGTAGGTGCCCGCGAAGGACGGGCCTATGATCGACCGATTTTCACGAATATCAAACACCCCTTTCCGGCAGAGCCACCGCTGATTCGGGCTGATACCAACGCGGTAGGGCTCTACCGAACGCGTTTCAAAGTCCCCGCCGACTGGAGCAGTCGCGAAACGTACCTGCATTTTGCGGGCGTGCAGTCGACTTGTCGGGTGTTTCTGAATGGCCGGTACGTTGGCTATCATGAAGACAGCATGACGCCCGCTGAGTTTAGGGTTACCGAGGCCATCCAACCCGGCGAAAATGTGCTGGCGGTCGAGGTCATCAACTGGTCGGATGCCAGCTACCTCGAAGACCAGGATTTCTGGCGGCTGGCAGGCATTTTCCGCGATGTCACGCTCGTGAGCCGCCCACGCCTGCACCTGCGCGACGTGCAGATCACGACGGATCTGGAAGATCCCACCTACCGCAACGGGACGCTGAAACTAACCACTTACGTTCGTAATCTGGTTGGGCAACTGATGCCCGTTTACCGGCTGAAAACAACGCTTTATGACCCGCAGAAACAACCCGTTTTCACGGAAACGCTATTGTCTGAAAATGCCGTAGGGTCTGACCAGGAGAAAATCCTGCGCCTGAGCCGCTACGTAACCAACCCGCTGCTGTGGTCGGCCGAAACGCCGAATCTCTACACGCTCACGATCCAGCTGATCACCAACGACGGGCAGGTGCAGGAGGTGATCAGCCAGCGGATCGGCTTCCGCGAAATGGAAATGCGAAACGGCCAACTGCTCGTCAACGGGCAGCCCGTGACGTTCAAAGGCGTAAACCGGCACGAGTTTGACCCCGAAACCGGGCGCGTCATCAGCCGCGAAAGCATGATTCGCGACATCAAGCTGATGAAGCAATACAACATCAACGCTGTCCGGACGAGCCACTACCCAAACGTGACGGAGTGGTATGACCTCTGCGATGAGTACGGCCTATACGTGATCGATGAAGCCAACGTTGAAAGCCACGACCTCTGGTATAAGGGCTACGAGATTGCCGAACGGCCCGAATGGCGCGATGCCTTTGTGGCACGGGGCCGCGCGATGGTGGAGCGCGACAAAAACCACCCGTCGATCATCATCTGGTCGCTGGGCAACGAAACCAGCATGGGGCAGAACTTCCGGGATATGGCCAACATCATCAAGCTGGTCGACCCCACCCGCCCCATTCACTACGAGGGTCGAAAGCCCTACACCGCCACGTCGCTCAGTAGTTTCGACATCATCACCACCATGTACCCGTCGGTCGACGATATGATCCGGCTGATGGAAAAAGACCCCACGCGCCCCGTCATCGTGTGCGAATACGCGCACGCTATGGGCAACAGCGTAGGCAACCTGAAAGACTATTGGGCCGCCATCGACAAATACCCACGTATGCAGGGCGGTTTCATTTGGGATTGGGTTGATCAGGGGCTGTACCTGCGCGACAAAAAAGGCCAGCCCTACACCGATCACATCAACTACATCGACGGCGCCAACGCCTGCGACGGGCTGGTGAACCCCGACCGGACGCCGCAGCCCGAGCTGAACGAGGTAAAACGGGCCTATAGCTACGTTAAATTCATGCTGCCCGCGCCACTGTCGGCCACGCAAACGAAGGTGAACGTCAAAAACACTTACGATTTCCAGAGCCTCGACAACCTCAAACTGATTTGTAAACTGGTCCGCAACGGCGACGTGGTGCAACAGGGCACTGTGCCGACGCTGACGGCTAAACCTGGGCAGACGATTCAGGTCACGGTGCCGTACAGCATCCCGTCAGTGCTGGAGCCCGGTAGCGAGTACTTTCTGGTGCTGAGCCTGCAACTAAAAGAAGCCACCCCCTGGGCGGCCGCTGGTCACGAAGTGGCTGCCGAGCAGTTTCCGATTCAGACCGACGTGGTTACGCCCCCAGTTATTGGCGTGGCCCGGATTCCGCTGCTGAAGATTAATCAGACCAACTCGGCCGTCGAGCTGCGGGGCGACAATTTTATGGTACTGTTCAGCAAAGCGGCGGGGGGCATCAGCCGCTGGCAGTTTAAAGACAAAGACCTGTTGCTCGACCCGAAAAACGGCGGTGGCGGCTTGCTACGCCCGTCGTTCTTTCGCGTGCCTACCGACAACGATGAAGGTGGTGGCGACAAGTCGTTTGCGGCCCACTGGCGGCGCGTCGGGCTGGATCAGCCTACGTTTTCGCCGGTCGATATGGTAGTTGAAAAGCTGGGTAACGGGCAGCGTGTTAAGATTATCTGTACCAACGAATGCGTGTTGAAAGGCAGCAGCATCCGACAAAGTACCGAGTATCTGGTGTACGGCACCGGCGATGTGCTGGTGACGACAACCTATTCGAGTGGGAGCCTGACGCAGCCCAGGAGCACCACCGCCACGGCGCTGCCGTCGCTGGCGCGGGTAGGCATGCAACTGAGCGTACCCGCCATCCTGAACACGCTGACCTGGTATGGGCGCGGCCCCTTTGAAAGCTATGCCGACCGGAAAGATGCCGCTTTTGTGGGGGTCTATACTGGTAAAGTGGCCGATCAGTTTTTCCCGTACACGATGGCGCAGGAAAACGGCAACAAGACTGACGTTCGCTGGGCGCACCTGACCGACGCCTCCGGCAACACCGGTCTGCTGATCGTGGCGGAGCCAATCAGCGGTAATGCGACCTGGCTGAATGTCAACGCCCGCGATTACACGGACGCGGCCCTGCTGGCAGCCAAGAATCCCCATGCGCAAACGGTCGAGCGGGGGACCACCACGCTGGTCAACATCGACTTTCAGCAGATGGGCCTCGGCGGTGACGACAGCTGGACCCCACGTACCCATCCCGAATTTCTGCTGTCACCCACCAAAACTTACACGTACAGTTTCCGGCTGCGCCCCACCGATGGCCGTACCGATCGCAAAACGGTAGCCAGCCTGATTCTGCCGCGCTAA
- a CDS encoding Dabb family protein: MQRESKGYALIVGLFCILGLLIYGAYSPARKAQKQQIFCFSFVKDVKTQAVEKHMRDFAALRHEIPQVVGYTAGKTFIAGESTNEYDAMHYLTFQNEDDMKAFIKSAPYQHFVDENKANWSKTLVVNADIQP, from the coding sequence ATGCAACGCGAATCTAAAGGATATGCCCTCATTGTAGGTCTATTCTGCATCCTCGGTTTATTAATCTACGGAGCCTATTCACCGGCCCGTAAAGCCCAGAAACAGCAGATTTTCTGCTTTTCTTTCGTGAAAGACGTAAAAACGCAAGCTGTCGAAAAGCACATGCGCGATTTTGCAGCTTTGAGACACGAAATTCCGCAGGTCGTGGGGTACACGGCTGGCAAGACGTTTATCGCGGGTGAAAGCACCAACGAGTACGATGCCATGCACTACCTGACGTTTCAAAACGAAGACGACATGAAGGCGTTCATCAAAAGCGCGCCGTATCAGCACTTTGTCGACGAGAACAAAGCCAACTGGTCGAAAACGCTGGTTGTCAACGCCGACATTCAGCCATAA
- the msrB gene encoding peptide-methionine (R)-S-oxide reductase MsrB: MNYFINSTLALALVASLACQTNTSSAHQTASLYEQGQTPPGGRRVVKSDAEWKKQLSPDQYEVLRKHGTERPGTSPLLNVHEDGTFLCAACKNPLFSYKTKFESGTGWPSFYEPITKNAVKVAKDNSYGMERDEVVCAVCDGHLGHVFNDGPKPTGLRYCMNGVAMTFQKK; the protein is encoded by the coding sequence ATGAACTACTTCATAAACAGTACGTTAGCGCTTGCGCTGGTTGCCTCGTTGGCATGCCAGACCAATACGTCTTCAGCCCACCAAACCGCCAGCCTGTATGAGCAGGGGCAGACCCCGCCGGGTGGCCGCCGGGTCGTGAAATCAGACGCCGAGTGGAAGAAACAACTCTCGCCCGATCAGTATGAAGTGCTGCGGAAACATGGCACCGAGCGCCCCGGCACCAGCCCGCTGCTGAATGTCCATGAGGATGGCACGTTCCTGTGCGCGGCCTGTAAGAACCCGCTGTTCAGTTATAAAACCAAGTTTGAGTCGGGCACGGGCTGGCCGAGTTTCTACGAGCCAATCACGAAGAACGCCGTAAAAGTGGCCAAAGACAACAGCTACGGCATGGAGCGCGATGAGGTCGTGTGCGCCGTATGCGATGGGCACCTGGGTCACGTGTTCAACGATGGCCCCAAGCCAACGGGATTGCGCTATTGCATGAACGGGGTAGCGATGACCTTCCAGAAGAAGTAA
- the hemH gene encoding ferrochelatase: MDAIALQSPHTTDATEAVGLLGKTGVLLVNLGTPDSPSVPDVRKYLREFLMDGRVIDIPYIPRFLLVNGIIAPFRAPKSAKTYREVWTDNGSPLKHYGYVVEKMVQAQLGDDYVVRLAMRYQSPSIDTALTEFQRLGLTDIVVVPFFPQYASATTGSVYEKVMEVLKTWQVIPQVRFVNRFLEHPKFIEGFVQLGRKYMAERTYDHYLFSYHGLPERQIRKGDVTKTVCQLGDCCASLRADNQHCYRAQCFETTRRLVRELGIPEGQYTTCFQSRLGKDPWIQPYTEDTIKKLAAQGVKSVLAFSPAFVADCLETTIEVGEEYKELFEEQGGEHWQLVESLNDSPLWVETVVDLVKNT, from the coding sequence ATGGACGCTATTGCTTTACAATCTCCCCATACAACGGACGCTACAGAAGCCGTTGGTCTGCTTGGCAAAACCGGCGTGCTGCTCGTGAACCTCGGTACGCCCGACAGCCCCAGCGTGCCCGACGTACGGAAATACCTGCGTGAGTTTTTGATGGACGGGCGGGTCATCGACATACCCTACATTCCCCGTTTTCTGCTCGTCAATGGCATCATCGCGCCATTCCGGGCTCCCAAATCAGCCAAAACCTACCGCGAAGTCTGGACCGACAACGGGTCGCCCCTGAAACATTACGGGTACGTTGTCGAGAAGATGGTGCAGGCGCAACTGGGCGACGACTACGTGGTGCGGCTGGCGATGCGGTACCAGAGCCCCAGCATCGACACGGCCCTGACCGAGTTTCAACGCCTCGGCCTGACCGACATCGTGGTGGTGCCGTTCTTTCCGCAGTATGCCTCGGCCACGACCGGCTCGGTCTATGAAAAGGTGATGGAGGTACTGAAAACGTGGCAGGTGATTCCGCAAGTACGTTTCGTGAATCGCTTTCTCGAACACCCGAAGTTCATCGAAGGATTCGTGCAATTAGGCCGCAAGTATATGGCCGAACGTACCTACGACCATTACCTGTTCAGCTACCACGGCCTGCCCGAACGTCAGATCCGCAAGGGCGACGTCACAAAAACGGTCTGTCAACTGGGCGACTGTTGTGCCTCGCTCCGGGCCGACAATCAGCATTGCTACCGGGCGCAGTGTTTTGAAACCACCCGGCGACTGGTGCGCGAATTGGGTATTCCCGAAGGTCAATACACCACCTGTTTTCAGTCGCGGCTGGGTAAAGATCCCTGGATTCAGCCCTATACCGAAGATACGATCAAGAAATTGGCGGCGCAGGGCGTGAAAAGCGTACTGGCCTTCTCGCCGGCTTTTGTTGCCGACTGCCTGGAAACAACGATCGAAGTAGGCGAGGAGTACAAAGAACTATTCGAAGAGCAGGGTGGTGAACACTGGCAACTCGTCGAAAGCCTCAACGACAGCCCCCTCTGGGTTGAAACGGTCGTTGACCTGGTAAAGAATACATAA
- a CDS encoding hydrogen peroxide-inducible genes activator, whose translation MTLTQLDYIVAIDTHRHFATAADHCHVTQPTLSMQIQKLEDELGVLLFDRSKQPVVPTETGQVIVAQAREVLQAARRIPELAKESRDEVGGELRVGIIPTLAPYLLPHFIGEFMDRYPGVTIQMQELLTDQIVERLRSGLLDVGIVVTPLREGNFTEIPLFSEPFMIYAADGHDLLKKATVSPADLTQTTDLWLLSEGHCFRDQVLNLCGGRFSGRSALRYETGSLETLVRLIERQDGFTLLPYLATLDFDPIRRARLRSFAGKQPKRDVSLVMHRSFLKRSLINALQREILAHLPKMA comes from the coding sequence ATGACCCTTACCCAGCTCGATTACATCGTCGCCATCGACACGCACCGTCATTTTGCAACCGCTGCCGACCATTGTCATGTCACCCAGCCAACGCTGAGCATGCAGATTCAGAAGCTGGAAGATGAACTCGGGGTGTTGCTGTTCGACCGGTCGAAGCAGCCCGTTGTGCCTACCGAGACCGGGCAGGTGATTGTGGCGCAGGCCCGCGAGGTGTTGCAGGCGGCGCGGCGTATCCCCGAACTGGCCAAAGAATCGCGCGACGAGGTGGGCGGTGAGCTACGCGTGGGCATCATCCCGACGCTCGCGCCTTATCTGCTGCCACATTTTATTGGCGAATTTATGGATCGCTACCCCGGTGTGACGATTCAGATGCAGGAATTACTGACCGACCAGATCGTGGAGCGCCTCCGCAGCGGCCTGCTCGACGTGGGCATCGTGGTGACGCCCCTGCGCGAAGGCAATTTTACGGAGATACCCCTGTTTAGTGAGCCGTTCATGATTTATGCCGCCGATGGCCACGACCTGCTGAAAAAGGCTACGGTATCGCCCGCCGACCTCACCCAGACTACCGATCTCTGGCTGTTGTCGGAAGGGCACTGTTTTCGCGATCAGGTGCTAAACCTCTGCGGAGGCCGGTTTTCGGGCCGATCGGCGCTGCGGTACGAAACGGGCTCGCTCGAAACGCTGGTCAGGCTGATTGAGCGGCAGGACGGCTTCACGCTTCTCCCCTATCTGGCGACGCTCGATTTCGACCCGATCCGTCGCGCCCGGCTGCGGTCGTTTGCGGGCAAGCAGCCCAAGCGAGACGTGAGTCTGGTGATGCACCGTAGTTTCCTGAAACGCAGCCTTATCAACGCGCTACAGCGGGAGATTCTGGCCCACCTGCCCAAGATGGCCTAA
- a CDS encoding DMT family transporter: MYYLFLVLAFLTGTAISVQAAVNSNLRLALNNPVLASLISFGTGFLTLLIVHLSSGGGIPSLSLTRSLPWWKYTGGLIGAVYVTTVILSVPRIGTANLVSLSVAGQLIAAVVLDHYGLLGFAHHPANAWRLLGIGLILAGVWLVVRN, translated from the coding sequence ATGTACTATCTTTTTCTGGTTCTGGCGTTTCTGACGGGCACGGCGATCTCGGTGCAGGCGGCGGTTAACTCCAATCTGCGGCTAGCCCTGAACAATCCGGTGCTGGCCTCACTCATCTCGTTCGGAACGGGCTTCCTGACGTTGTTGATTGTACACCTGTCGTCGGGCGGGGGTATTCCATCACTGTCTCTTACGCGGTCGTTGCCTTGGTGGAAGTATACCGGCGGGCTGATCGGGGCCGTCTACGTCACCACCGTCATTCTGTCGGTGCCGCGCATCGGTACGGCCAACCTGGTGAGCCTGAGTGTGGCCGGGCAGTTGATCGCCGCCGTCGTGCTCGATCATTACGGACTGCTAGGTTTTGCGCACCACCCCGCCAACGCCTGGCGCCTGCTGGGTATCGGGCTGATCCTGGCGGGGGTATGGCTGGTTGTACGAAACTGA
- a CDS encoding zinc dependent phospholipase C family protein, giving the protein MYINRIWLGVFLGKNFLVASLALANPSETPRRPTVTNVPETAPTWGFYAHQQINRLAVFTLPPEMMPLYKSRIQYLTDNAVNPDKRRYAVVGEAPRHFIDLDAYADTTRETLPRSWSAAADRYGADTLAIHGIVPWHIQLAKYQLTEAFKERNVPKILRLSADIGHYIADANVPLHTTRNYNGQLTNQTGIHGFWESRLPELFAGQYDMIVGAATYVEHPQRRAWQAVFAAHAALDSVLAIEQQLTQQLGESQKWNFEDRNGQTVKVYSAAFARQYHERLRGQVERQMRASVKMVGDLWYTCWVDAGQPDLAKLAAQLPTAAEQELEATEKKSWLKRLFSARDE; this is encoded by the coding sequence ATGTACATCAACAGAATTTGGTTGGGTGTTTTTCTGGGAAAAAATTTTCTTGTGGCCTCACTCGCTCTGGCAAACCCGTCAGAAACACCCCGCCGCCCCACCGTTACGAACGTACCTGAAACGGCTCCAACCTGGGGCTTTTATGCACATCAGCAGATCAACCGGCTGGCGGTGTTTACGCTGCCGCCCGAGATGATGCCGCTCTACAAAAGCCGGATTCAGTACCTGACCGACAATGCCGTGAATCCTGACAAGCGGCGCTATGCGGTGGTCGGTGAGGCACCGCGTCATTTTATCGATCTCGACGCCTATGCCGACACCACCCGCGAGACCCTGCCCCGATCGTGGTCGGCCGCCGCCGACCGGTACGGGGCCGACACCCTGGCGATTCATGGTATTGTTCCCTGGCACATTCAACTGGCCAAATACCAGCTGACCGAGGCGTTCAAAGAGCGGAACGTACCCAAGATCCTGCGCCTGTCGGCCGACATCGGGCATTACATTGCCGATGCCAACGTACCCCTGCACACCACGCGTAACTACAACGGCCAACTCACCAACCAAACGGGTATTCATGGTTTCTGGGAATCGCGCCTGCCCGAGTTGTTCGCGGGCCAGTATGATATGATCGTGGGCGCTGCCACTTACGTAGAACACCCGCAACGACGGGCGTGGCAGGCGGTTTTCGCCGCTCACGCGGCCCTCGATTCGGTGCTGGCCATCGAGCAGCAGCTGACCCAACAACTGGGCGAAAGCCAGAAATGGAACTTCGAAGACCGCAACGGGCAGACCGTGAAAGTCTATTCGGCGGCTTTTGCCCGGCAGTATCACGAGCGACTGCGCGGGCAGGTCGAGCGGCAGATGCGGGCATCGGTCAAGATGGTGGGCGACCTCTGGTATACCTGCTGGGTCGATGCCGGCCAACCCGATCTGGCGAAGCTGGCGGCTCAGTTGCCCACTGCGGCCGAGCAGGAATTGGAGGCCACCGAGAAGAAAAGCTGGCTTAAACGGCTATTTTCGGCCCGCGATGAATAA
- a CDS encoding NFACT RNA binding domain-containing protein has protein sequence MHTNYYFLRQLAPALATRLDGLYLMECFSQDRDEVVLAFAQARGKANYYKPFFIKATLRPDFSGLLFADDVRRARTNSVDLFDDLTGNDSGEDPDRPGMEQPGKAVLGVRSFLNERCLGIELADGYTLVFKFFGNRPNLLIFRENEVVDLFNQKLAADQTLRLDGLDRPIDQSEAAFEAAGHDYRKLFPTFGKLVRTYLEQRTQEAGTGVTWPLLQSVVQLLENPTYRLVTFEHRPTLALVPIGETRRTYDDPIEAANGFFIAFNGQNVVERERAEVLRLLDKRLKRAQTLLDANLQRLISRDEGPSHDELGNLLMANLHNVPTLPGGRSPETITVEDFYRDNHPVTIRLKPDLSPQRNAEGYYRKAKNEKIEAEHLQQQIDGREAEMAQLAAHRAAIEPIQSLKELRRYVKQHNLLTENAASTDPAELFKEVQVDGFTIRIGRNAKNNDLLTQRYTYKEDLWLHARDVSGSHVVIKYRAGKPFPKTVIERAAELAAWYSKRRTDSLCPVIVTPKKFVRKPKGLAEGQVVVEKEDVVLVVPRG, from the coding sequence ATGCACACCAATTATTATTTTCTGCGCCAACTGGCTCCTGCGCTGGCCACCCGGCTCGATGGCCTCTACCTGATGGAATGTTTCAGCCAGGATCGCGACGAGGTGGTGCTGGCGTTTGCGCAGGCACGCGGCAAGGCCAATTATTACAAGCCGTTCTTCATCAAGGCCACGCTCCGCCCCGATTTCTCGGGCCTATTGTTTGCCGACGACGTACGTCGCGCCCGCACCAACAGCGTCGATCTGTTTGACGACCTCACCGGCAACGACAGCGGCGAAGACCCCGACCGACCCGGCATGGAACAGCCCGGCAAAGCCGTGTTGGGGGTACGCTCCTTCCTGAACGAACGCTGTCTAGGCATCGAGCTGGCCGACGGCTATACGCTGGTTTTCAAGTTTTTCGGCAACCGGCCCAACCTGCTGATTTTTCGCGAGAACGAGGTTGTTGACCTGTTCAACCAGAAATTGGCCGCCGACCAGACGCTACGCCTCGACGGACTGGACCGGCCGATCGATCAGTCGGAAGCCGCGTTCGAGGCCGCTGGCCATGACTACCGGAAGCTGTTTCCCACCTTTGGCAAGCTCGTCCGAACGTACCTGGAGCAACGTACCCAGGAAGCCGGTACGGGCGTCACCTGGCCGCTGCTGCAATCGGTCGTGCAGTTACTGGAAAACCCCACGTACCGGCTCGTGACGTTTGAGCACCGGCCGACATTGGCACTGGTACCCATTGGCGAAACACGACGTACCTACGACGACCCGATAGAGGCCGCCAACGGCTTTTTCATTGCCTTCAACGGGCAGAATGTGGTGGAACGGGAGCGGGCGGAAGTGTTGCGGCTACTCGACAAACGACTCAAACGCGCGCAGACGCTGCTCGACGCCAACCTGCAACGACTCATCAGCCGCGACGAAGGGCCCAGCCACGACGAATTGGGCAATCTGTTGATGGCCAACCTGCACAACGTACCTACGCTGCCCGGCGGCCGCTCACCGGAGACCATCACGGTCGAGGATTTTTACCGCGACAATCACCCCGTAACCATCCGACTCAAGCCCGATCTGTCGCCGCAACGCAACGCCGAAGGGTATTACCGGAAAGCCAAAAACGAGAAGATCGAGGCCGAGCATTTGCAGCAGCAGATCGACGGGCGCGAGGCCGAGATGGCACAACTGGCCGCGCATCGGGCAGCCATCGAGCCCATTCAGTCGTTGAAAGAATTGCGGCGCTATGTGAAACAGCATAACCTGCTCACCGAAAATGCGGCCTCCACCGACCCGGCCGAGCTATTCAAGGAAGTGCAGGTAGACGGCTTTACGATCCGGATTGGGCGCAACGCCAAAAACAACGACCTGCTCACCCAACGCTATACGTATAAGGAAGACCTCTGGCTGCACGCCCGCGACGTGAGCGGGTCGCACGTGGTGATCAAATACCGGGCGGGCAAACCGTTTCCGAAAACGGTGATTGAGCGAGCCGCCGAACTGGCCGCCTGGTACTCCAAGCGCCGCACGGACAGCCTATGCCCGGTGATTGTTACCCCCAAGAAGTTTGTTCGCAAACCAAAAGGCCTGGCCGAAGGGCAGGTGGTTGTCGAAAAGGAAGACGTCGTCCTGGTCGTACCGAGGGGGTAA